Proteins from a genomic interval of Equus quagga isolate Etosha38 chromosome 11, UCLA_HA_Equagga_1.0, whole genome shotgun sequence:
- the SMCR8 gene encoding guanine nucleotide exchange protein SMCR8: protein MISAPDVVAFTKEDEYEEEPYNEPALPEEYSVPLFPFASQGTNPWSKLSGAKFSRDFILISEFSEQVGPQPLLTIPNDTKVFGTFDLNYFSLRIMSVDYQASFVGHPPGSAYPKLNFVEDSKVVLGDSKEGAFAYVHHLTLYDLEARGFVRPFCMAYISADQHKIMQQFQELSTEFSKASECLKTGNRKAFAGELEKKLKDLDYTRTVLHTETEIQKKANDKGFYSSQAIEKANELASVEKSIIEHQDLLKQIRSYPHRKLKGSDLCSGEMERIQDQPDQAATTSNPDESVDTDLFTCRPSYTPKLIKAKSTKCFDKKLKTLEELCDTEYFTQTLAQLRHIEHMFRGDLCYLLTSQIDRALLKQQHVTNFLFEDLVEVSDRVVETQKSSLPQPCQDRPLSRSLEECPIPQVLISIGSYKSSVESVLIKMEQEPGDQEYKEVEVTELSSFDAQENLDYLDLDMKGSISSGESIEVLGTEKSTSVLSKSDSQASLTVPLSPQVVRSKAVSYRTISEDSIEVLSTCPSEALIPDDFKASYPSAINEEESYAGDSEGAIHFQASISPPVLDEAEEGSLENTPSQTDSSCCIGKESDSLGVPPSTPVHTLSDEDGVVSSPPQHYRQKDQGFPVDLAVENAHPSQDNTSEGFPAYELDPSRLLASRDVSKSSLDNYSDTTSYVSSVASTSSDRTPSSAHPAGPSSERHQKRAGQNALKFIRQYPFAHPAIYSLLSGRTLVVLGEDEAIVRKLVTALSIFVPNYSRSVKPVKHWVSSPLHIMDFQKWKLIGLQRVASPASAGTLHSLSRYSRYTSILDLDNKTLRCPLYRGTLVPRLADHRTQIKRGSTYYLHVQSMLTQLCSKAFLYTFCHHLHLPAHDKETEELVASRQASFLKLNLGLVNEDVKVVQYLAELLKLHYMQESHGTSHPTLRFDYVPSFLYKI, encoded by the exons ATGATCAGCGCCCCTGACGTGGTGGCCTTCACTAAAGAAGACGAGTACGAGGAGGAACCTTACAATGAGCCGGCTCTACCCGAGGAGTACTCGGTGCCTCTTTTTCCCTTCGCCAGCCAGGGAACTAACCCATGGTCCAAACTGTCCGGGGCCAAGTTCTCTCGAGACTTCATccttatttctgagttctctgagcAGGTGGGACCCCAACCCTTGCTGACCATCCCCAATGACACCAAAGTTTTTGGTACTTTTGATCTCAATTACTTCTCTTTGCGGATCATGTCTGTGGATTACCAGGCCTCTTTCGTGGGCCATCCCCCTGGTTCTGCTTACCCCAAACTGAACTTCGTGGAGGACTCCAAGGTGGTGCTGGGAGACTCCAAGGAAGGAGCCTTTGCATATGTGCACCACCTTACCCTGTATGACCTGGAGGCCCGTGGCTTCGTGAGGCCCTTTTGCATGGCTTATATCTCAGCAGATCAGCACAAAATCATGCAGCAGTTCCAGGAGCTTTCAACTGAATTTTCTAAAGCTTCTGAGTGCTTGAAGACAGGCAACAGGAAGGCATTTGCTGGGGAACttgaaaaaaaactgaaagactTGGATTACACCAGGACAGTGCTGCACACCGAAACAGAGATCCAGAAGAAAGCTAATGACAAAGGCTTTTACTCATCTCAGGCAATTGAGAAAGCCAATGAACTGGCCAGCGTAGAGAAGTCCATCATTGAACATCAAGACCTGCTGAAGCAGATCCGCTCATACCCTCATCGGAAGTTGAAGGGGTCCGATCTGTGTTCTGGGGAGATGGAACGCATCCAGGATCAGCCGGACCAGGCAGCCACTACCTCTAACCCTGATGAGTCTGTTGACACAGACCTTTTTACCTGCAGGCCCAGCTACACCCCCAAACTCATCAAAGCAAAGTCCACCAAGTGTTTTGACAAGAAGTTGAAGACCTTGGAAGAGCTCTGTGACACTGAGTATTTCACTCAGACCCTGGCTCAGCTCAGGCACATTGAGCACATGTTCAGAGGAGACCTGTGCTACCTCCTGACCAGCCAGATTGACAGAGCACTACTAAAGCAACAGCACGTAACAAACTTCCTTTTTGAAGACTTGGTGGAGGTCAGTGACAGGGTGGTAGAGACACAAAAGAGTTCACTCCCTCAGCCCTGTCAAGACAGGCCACTTTCCAGGTCTCTAGAAGAATGTCCGATCCCTCAAGTGTTAATTAGCATTGGCTCTTACAAGTCTAGCGTGGAGTCTGTGCTGATCAAGATGGAGCAGGAACCGGGAGATCAGGAGTACAAGGAAGTGGAAGTGACGGAATTGAGCAGTTTTGATGCCCAGGAAAACTTGGACTATCTGGATTTGGATATGAAAGGGAGTATCAGCAGTGGTGAAAGCATTGAGGTTTTAGGCACGGAGAAGTCCACCTCTGTGCTGTCTAAGTCTGACAGCCAGGCCAGCCTCACGGTGCCATTAAGCCCACAAGTGGTCCGGAGCAAAGCTGTCAGCTACAGGACCATCAGTGAGGACAGTATTGAAGTCCTCAGCACCTGCCCTTCTGAGGCCCTCATCCCTGACGACTTTAAGGCCAGCTACCCAAGTGCCATTAATGAAGAAGAATCATACGCAGGTGACAGTGAGGGAGCCATCCACTTCCAGGCAAGCATCAGCCCGCCAGTGCTGGATGAGGCAGAGGAGGGCAGCTTGGAAAACACTCCGTCACAAACAGACTCCTCCTGCTGCATTGGGAAGGAGAGTGACAGTCTGGGAGTGCCACCCTCCACTCCAGTCCACACACTCTCTGACGAGGATGGAGTAGTTAGCAGCCCCCCACAGCACTACAGGCAGAAGGACCAGGGGTTCCCTGTGGACTTGGCAGTGGAAAACGCCCACCCTTCCCAAGACAACACTTCTGAAGGCTTCCCTGCTTATGAACTTGACCCAAGCCGCCTGCTGGCTAGCCGGGATGTTAGTAAGAGCAGCCTGGACAACTACTCAGACACCACCAGCTATGTGAGCAGTGTAGCCTCCACCAGCTCGGACAGGACTCCCTCCTCTGCTCATCCTGCTGGCCCCTCTTCAGAGAGGCATCAAAAGAGGGCTGGCCAGAACGCCTTAAAATTCATCCGCCAGTACCCCTTTGCCCACCCAGCCATCTACTCCCTGCTCAGCGGGAGGACGCTCGTGGTCCTGGGGGAGGACGAGGCCATAGTCAGGAAGCTTGTGACAGCATTGTCCATCTTTGTCCCCAACTACAGCCGCTCTGTCAAACCTGTGAAGCATTGGGTCTCCTCCCCTTTGCACATTATGGATTTTCAGAAGTGGAAGCTTATTGGTCTGCAGAG AGTGGCGTCCCCTGCTAGTGCTGGCACCCTGCACTCTCTGAGCCGCTACAGCCGCTACACAAGCATCCTGGACCTAGACAACAAAACCCTGCGCTGCCCGCTCTACAGAGGCACCCTTGTGCCCCGGCTGGCAGACCACCGCACTCAGATCAAGCGGGGCAGCACCTACTACCTGCATGTCCAGAGCATGCTCACCCAGCTCTGCTCCAAGGCCTTCCTCTATACCTTCTGCCACCACCTGCACCTGCCTGCCCACGACAAGGAGACAGAGGAATTGGTTGCCAGCCGCCAGGCAAGCTTCTTGAAGTTGAACCTGGGTTTGGTGAATGAAGATGTCAAGGTGGTCCAGTACCTGGCTGAGCTGCTGAAGCTGCACTATATGCAGGAGTCTCATGGGACCAGCCATCCCACGCTCAGGTTTGACTATGTCCCCAGCTTTTTGTACAAAATCTGA